Genomic DNA from Prunus persica cultivar Lovell chromosome G1, Prunus_persica_NCBIv2, whole genome shotgun sequence:
ATAACAAGCAACAACAACGCCAAGGACAACAGCACAAACGTGGACATCTTGAGACTGCTTCAATCTCAGCCGCTCGTCCCCACATCCTTAACCTTCACCCAGTCTCATACCCTTCACCTCAAGAGACAGTGCGTACCGTCGCTAAAATGCACCAGCTTCGAAGCCCTAGCAGCTCACACGTGGCGCTCCTGGGTTAGATCATTGGATCTGTCGCCCTTGCTCAGCGTGAAGCTGCTTTTCTCCGTGAGCGTACGGACGAGATTGAACCCACAAATCCCACAGGGTTATTACGGCAACGGGTTCGTGCTAGGATGCGCCGAGACTACTGTGAAGGACTTGGTCGGTGCTAACCTGCGCCACGGGGTTAAATTGGTCCGACAGGCTAAATCAGATGTTAATAATGATGATTATGTGAGATCAATGGTTGACTTATTGGAGGACAAAACGCTGAAGACAGATTTGAGTAGGAGTTTGGTTATATCGCAATGGGCTAAGTTAGGGTTAGAGGACTTGGATTTTGGAGAAGGGAAGGCATTGCATATGGGTCCTCTAACAAGCGACGTTTACTGCTTGTTTTTACCAGTCGTTGGCGATTTGGATGCTGTGAGAGTGCTCGTGTCGGTGCCCGAAAGCATGGCTGACAAGTTTGAATATTACATGACAGAGTTTTTGAGTGtagaagaaaacaataatggagatcatcatcatcatgctAATGGTAATGGATATCATGTGGAAGATCACAATGGAAATAtagtaaattaatattttatcaaTAAGCTTctgtttttaagtttttaagtCTTTCACTCTCAGCCAATGTATCATGTGTATAAGTTTCATAATGGGAGAGGGAGCAGCTCACTGTAACATgagtatttttaattttaattgtaaCTGACTGACAAGGTTTGATGAATTAGACTGACTAAAAACTTGTATATGCAAAGCCTTAGATTTCAAATTAGCCTTTTAAGCTAAGAAAATAGAATGCAGTTAAGTGTGTTTTTGTCCCAAATGTGGGCTATCCCCCCCGcaacacacacatacacacacacacaaaaacatcCCAAACGCGGTTAActtactatttattttctttacgTATCTTAAATCCAACATTAAAGTCaacaataagatattaatTGGGTAGTGGAAAGGTAATAATGGCCATTTCAAAATTCCATGTGAGACAATGTGTAAAGGCAAATCAAAGTCTTATCATTTGTTAACAGGCTTCCATACAAATTTGAAGCTACAAAACGGGGATAATGTCGGGTTGCGTTGCATTTGGATTTAGTTGGTGTGATATTATGAGTTTAGTTGATATGGCGCTATGGCTATCTTTAGTTTGCTTGAGAGGATATAGAGTAGTTTgatgtggtttgttttttgtttaggatattttatttccttttggcTTTTGATACGAATTTGTCTTTTCTACCATTACGCGACAAATCTTTATTACATATTTGAATACATATATTTCTGGTTACTAGAGAAGTTATATCTATATTCGCACGTTAGTTGTGTTgtacttgtttttgtttattttatcaatACAATACTATCACTCTTAAAGAAGCTAAAGCATACAAGACTATGCTTGTGCATTTTGGGAAAGTCATAATTAGATCCATGTAAGTCGTGTCATTATGTTCCGATCACAAATTTGGGTTAAAAAGACGTTGAGAATTtaatcatctctctctcctctctcctctagTAGCTTTTTGGCCCATTCTCTCCGAtatcctttctttcttatcaATTAATTCGTGATGGGGTTTAGTAATTACTATTAATGATAATTGTAGAAATGTCACCCGAACTTATATCTcagtttctatttttaaaaacccttaaaaatgaacagaaaattggatggtgttAATGTCAAATGAcaatcatggattttgaagaattaaggtgacatttctcttaaatttttttttaagggtatAAGTTGAGGTTACATATCTACAAAAATCCCTcactattatattatatagcaAGCATATATAGATCCTCCTCCTTATTAGTCTTTATCATGCGTGGTCTAGAGATAagttaatatattatataacaTTGAGAAGCAGTGTTATTAATAAAGTAGGATATCATATGTAAAATTAGGTATATCTGCTAAAATGAGAATCCAAGCCGTCCAACTCATATGATTTGCCCCTTCATTGCATCGACTTTATTCCAAATTAAAGCGATGAAAAATGTTTGTTTTAGCCATCCCCATTGAAGAAATTATGCATTTTAACTTTCTTCTAAATATAATGTAGGCAAAGAACCGGTTCGCTTGATGACTTGGTCCATCAAAACCAAATAGAAATTGGTATGCTAAatgtgtacatatatatatatatatatctctctctctttctttctgaaAAGACCTATAATCGAGCCAGTGAGTTCCTTTCATTATTCTTTCCACAAATGATCGAGCCAGTGGGTtttgaaggaaataaaaagcTTCACAGCAGTAGTGTGACTTTAGAAATGAAATTAGCTAAAGATTTGAAAAATCCAAATAATAATTTCGAttccaaacaagaaaacaacatttccCTAGCAAATATGGAGCATGCTCTTTCTCCTTAATTtattcataaagtaaatgaTGGTGCTGTGATGGTAATCTTTTGTCTGAGTGCTCGGAAGATCGATCTACACCATGAGTGAGGTGAGGTCGGTGTTATCTTTGGAGGAATCTCAAGTGTACACTTCGCCTTATTTGGAgacattataatttatttatatgatttaaaattACAATTCCACGTTTTCAAGCGCACTCTTGGAAGATAACATATTGTCCaccaaaaacatatatatatatatatatatatcagtcccGTTTCTGGTCCACGATCCCAAGGACTACCTTGGTCAACTTGTTAGATTTCTGTATTATACATATTCTAGATCTTTCACATAATTTAAAATACGCAAAGACATGAAGACATACCTGGAGCTATCTTTCTTGAGTACACGATCTCTGAACTCATCTAATCTGTGCAATCCTAGAAGTTGTTGGCTTAAGACTTCTACTCTGTCTCATAATCTGTTTCAACTATCTCTTTATGATGAGAATAGGGTTAGATAAAATGTCTGATGAGACTAGGGCCTTAAGCTTATATAAGGCTAGGTCAAGTCGTCTCTACTCATCACCAAGGGCCGACTTGACTTATCTTCCAAGCCCACTTAATTGGTtcacacaaaaaatgaaataaataggacCCTTTAATAGGCTTCAAAACCTTTCTTTATTCCACAAGGTTTTGGGCCTCGAGGTATAACTTAATTTAAACTCTTATCAAAACCTGATATAACTTAGTATCTAGTGCACCgatctaaataaaaaaacataacacAACTACCGTTTGATAATTCTTTTGTTGGTCGAAAAAAGTTTGATAATTGATAAAAACCAAATTAGACGAGGGCAATcctaaaagaaaattgataattgacgttttttccctctttttgtttctctttctacAAAACTAgaaattggagagagagagagagagagagagagagagagaggctcaGCCGTaaccaaggataaaaacctcATACTTCAAATATTGTGAACTCTTCAATGAAAGTGATAAAAGGAAGAGAGACTAAGGAAGTTAAAGGCCTAGTTGAagagtttaaaaaataatttgtatATGTTCTATGATTCATGATGACCAGGTGAACgagattgatatatatatatatatatatatatatatatatatatatatatatatatagataagaCGATGCTTAACGAGTAGtggtatatattttatatatatatatatatgatggaGCCCACTAGGGCACTACTAGCTAGCTAGCAAAGATTGCTTTATAGACCCACATGAAAACCAATCTAGGATCCGAACGTGACACTTTGTTGGTTCACACTTTAAAAGCATGCATATATGTCGTCAATTTGAGGCATGTTGTATGGTTGGTTTGCTTTGTTCGTTATTTTAATGGTACAACGAGTCAATATTATTATCGGCTTATCAAGGACTACTACAATTAATAGATTACTTAACAATAAACTATTTCCACTTGAATATTGATGACATCGATGGACACTGCactaaacaaaacaattatggcaaatgaattttatgtgtT
This window encodes:
- the LOC18788656 gene encoding omega-hydroxypalmitate O-feruloyl transferase gives rise to the protein MLKSQEQLPDCFYPTQPVLIHPNTPTPKHCLSLSNLDDQKFLRFSIKYLYLFKKSVNLDGLKYALSKVLVDYYPLAGRLRTSADHDQKLEVDCNGEGALFAEAFMDITAEEFLELSRKPNRSWRKLLYRVEAQSFLDIPPLVVQVTSLRCGGMIMCTAINHCLCDGIGTSQFLHAWAHITANPDLDPPISPVHVRHVLKSRCPPQITFPHPQFTITSNNNAKDNSTNVDILRLLQSQPLVPTSLTFTQSHTLHLKRQCVPSLKCTSFEALAAHTWRSWVRSLDLSPLLSVKLLFSVSVRTRLNPQIPQGYYGNGFVLGCAETTVKDLVGANLRHGVKLVRQAKSDVNNDDYVRSMVDLLEDKTLKTDLSRSLVISQWAKLGLEDLDFGEGKALHMGPLTSDVYCLFLPVVGDLDAVRVLVSVPESMADKFEYYMTEFLSVEENNNGDHHHHANGNGYHVEDHNGNIVN